The genomic interval ACGCCGCACGTAGAGGGTCTTGAGCACGGTTGCGACCACTTCGTCCCCCTCGTCCAGGACCTCGAGCGTCCATTGCGGCAGGCACTTGTCGCCGTTCGCCGTAGCCGCTCGCATTGCCGCGATCTCTTCGTCGGTGACGCGGACCGTGGCGTGCACCGTGCCGACTCCTGGCTTCCGGAAGCCGATGGTCGCCTCCTTGTCCCAGACGACGTAGTCGGGGCCCAGCCGTTGCATCAGAAGGATCATCAGGTGCGGATCGACCATCGCGTACAGGCTGCCCCCGAAGTGCGTCCCGACCAGGTTGAGGTTCTGCTCGGTGAGCGGCATCTCCACGCGAATCTCGCTGGCGTCCTCGGCGATGTGCGTGACGAGGACGCCCCCGCCGGCGTAGGGCGGATAGGCGTTGAGTTGGGCGCGCAGGGACTCTGGGTTCCAACCGTCGTCAGTCATGGCTCCACTCGCGGGCGGGGTCGGTCGCGCCGTTGGGATGCGACCAACCGCTGGAGGCTATCCGCGCTAGAACGCGATGTCGATGCCCGCGAACGAAGCCCAGACCCATTCGCCTCCCGTCCGCGATACGTCCACGACCAAATCATCGAAGTCCGTAGCTCCGAACTCGGCGAAATAGTGGCCTCCAACAGCTAACCTCACGCTCACCGGCCCCGTCAACGGGAACCGCAGTTGCAAGTATGCGGGAATGGACCAGTGCCAGAAGTCCTCCTTCACATCACCTCCGAATCGGTGGAGGGCGAAGCCTGCCACGGCGTCCAGGGGCGAAGACCCCAAGGGCACCTCGACAGTGGGCTGAAGCGAAAGCATCGTGATCTTGGAGCCATCGGGATCGATCTTGTCGTCGGAGTTGAAGCTCCACCGCCAAGCACCTGTAAAGCGGCCCCGTACCCGCTCCCCTTCCGTGTACACGGAAAGCGCCGGGCCGATCATCTTCGGGCCGCTCAGCTTGTGGATGAAATCCAGGACTGCTCCCATGCCTTGTGCCTGAACGGGCTGCTGGGTCCCCAAGCTGACGACGACTGTCAGGACCGAGCAGAGTACGAGCCTCTTCATGCGACCCTCCTTCACTGTGAGTAACCATGGTGGGATTGCCACGTGATCATCAGGGGTCCGCGTCCTCGAACGCGTCCATACCCTCGAACAGGTATCCGATCGTACCCAGGCGCTCGAGATCCAGCGAACCGTCCTTGCGATACCTCTCCGTAGACTGAGTCCCGGGTCTGTAGATCACGACCTCGGCATCTGTCTCGATGAGGATATACGCTGGATCCCCGTTGAACAGTGCCCTTGGATGCTCGTTGTTCCAAATGAGTCGCCAGGGCAACGTCATGATCACAACGAGGATGATCATCCACGCGAGACTGCCCCACTTCGCTGCAATCACGCGTCCGCCCCCGCCCTCTCTCCTGCGCACGTAGCGAAACACGCGATGGTATCCGGCGGCCAGCACGATCACGAGAAGCGTGAAGGAGAAGTAGAAGCCTTGGTGAAGGGACTGGAACATGGGCGACAAAATGCCCGTGTCATGAGGCTCGAAGAAGACCAAAAGCAGACCCCAGAAGACCGTTATGAGCAAGACGCCGGACAAGACAGCGGACACGAAGTACACATCGGCCACGGTAGTTGGGCTCAGCGGTTTCCACAGCGCGAACCACATGGCACTGGAGCGGCGCCCCATCGACTCCAGCGTCGGCCCTACCCTTGGAACACGGACTAGGCCGAAGACGACCGCTCGCCAGACGTAGCGAAGCGACACGTACGCTACGAGCACTGCGAACCCGTAGAAGACGGCGGGCACCAGCGCGCGCGCGCCGACGATCGGGAAGTCGGTCCGAGACGGTGTGTACTCCGCCGGAATGTTCAGCGTGACGTCATAAGCGATCGTGCTCAGGAAGCCGATCCCGGTGAGAACAGCGGCGACTCCGACGACCAAAGCCGCGAGGGCGCCCGCCGACCACGCCTTGAGGCGCTCGGATGAATCGAGAGGGAGCGAAACCGAGCGCCCGCGGAGCACGTCCGCACCCCCAACACTCGCACCAGTCGAACCCAGGCCTTCACCGGTCAACGCTTGGCGGAACTCTTCGGCCGATCGGAACCGGTCGGCAGGGCTCTTGGCCAAGGCGGTCGTGACCGCCGCCTCCACGTGGGGGGGCACCGAATCCCGAACCACGCGCAGGCTCGGTACGGAGGCCAGGAGCTTTTTGGCCAGGATGGCCTGGGGGATTGAGCCGGTGAACGGAGGATCACCCGCGAGCAGCTCGAAGAGCACACAACCCAAAGAATAGATATCGCTTCTGGCGTCGACCTGCGACTCGCCCGCGGCCTGCTCGGGACTCATGTACTCGGGGGAGCCCGGCGAGAATCCGGAGGCCGTGAGACGATCCTTCGAGGCACTCTGCACAACCAGCGCGATGCCGTAGTCGGTAACTACGGCCCGTCCCTCGTCCAACATGATGTTGGAAGGCTTGATATCCCGGTGGATCACCCCGTTCGCGTGCGAGTGCGAGAGGGCGCCAGCCACCTCGGATACAATGAAGACTGCCTCGTCGACCGGTAGCTGCTTCTCGCGCTTCAGTCGGTCCCGAAGCGATCCACCCCGGACGACCGGCATGGTGTAGTAAAGAAATCCGTCGGCGTCCCCCGAGTCGAGCAGCGGGAGGATGTGCGGGTGCCTCAGGCCGGCGGCGATTCGAATTTCACGCAGGAATCGAGTCGAACCCACAGCAGAGACGAGCTCCGGGACCAGCACCTTGAGCGCGACCTCGCGTTCGTGGCGCAGGTCAACGGCCAGGTATACCGTGGCCATCCCGCCTTGACCGAGCTTTCGCTCGATGCGGTAGCGGCCCTTTAGGGCCGTGT from Gemmatimonadota bacterium carries:
- a CDS encoding serine/threonine protein kinase, giving the protein MPDLVSRLDTALKGRYRIERKLGQGGMATVYLAVDLRHEREVALKVLVPELVSAVGSTRFLREIRIAAGLRHPHILPLLDSGDADGFLYYTMPVVRGGSLRDRLKREKQLPVDEAVFIVSEVAGALSHSHANGVIHRDIKPSNIMLDEGRAVVTDYGIALVVQSASKDRLTASGFSPGSPEYMSPEQAAGESQVDARSDIYSLGCVLFELLAGDPPFTGSIPQAILAKKLLASVPSLRVVRDSVPPHVEAAVTTALAKSPADRFRSAEEFRQALTGEGLGSTGASVGGADVLRGRSVSLPLDSSERLKAWSAGALAALVVGVAAVLTGIGFLSTIAYDVTLNIPAEYTPSRTDFPIVGARALVPAVFYGFAVLVAYVSLRYVWRAVVFGLVRVPRVGPTLESMGRRSSAMWFALWKPLSPTTVADVYFVSAVLSGVLLITVFWGLLLVFFEPHDTGILSPMFQSLHQGFYFSFTLLVIVLAAGYHRVFRYVRRREGGGGRVIAAKWGSLAWMIILVVIMTLPWRLIWNNEHPRALFNGDPAYILIETDAEVVIYRPGTQSTERYRKDGSLDLERLGTIGYLFEGMDAFEDADP
- a CDS encoding YiiD C-terminal domain-containing protein; protein product: MTDDGWNPESLRAQLNAYPPYAGGGVLVTHIAEDASEIRVEMPLTEQNLNLVGTHFGGSLYAMVDPHLMILLMQRLGPDYVVWDKEATIGFRKPGVGTVHATVRVTDEEIAAMRAATANGDKCLPQWTLEVLDEGDEVVATVLKTLYVRRKHTPH